In one Simkaniaceae bacterium genomic region, the following are encoded:
- the rpsA gene encoding 30S ribosomal protein S1: MSKQLNYDWNESKVIDDIAFLDEDAELFRKLLDNRENSEDEFAGPTMATGQILKGTIVEVTKDFVVIDVGLKSEGLVSISEFSTPEEIQLGSEIEVYLDQAEGDDGQIVLSRDKARKQRQWEYILNNCEEGSIIRGKVIRKVKGGLMVDIGMEAFLPGSQIDNKRIKNIDEYLNHTFDFKILKINIERKNIVVSRRELLEEERVSKKAELLENIQEGEIRIGIVKNITDFGVFLDLDGIDGLLHITDMTWKRIKHPSEMVAIGDELEVVILSIDKTKGRVALGLKQKERNPWEEIEKKYPQGTRVKGRIVNLVPYGAFIEIEPGIEGLIHVSEMSWIKNVTDPSQIVYKDDEVEAIVLSIQKEEGKISLGIKQTEKNPWEDVDKKYPEGSTVQVEIRNLTNYGAFVELEPGVDGLIHISDLSWIKKVSHPSEVLSKGDKVEAVILSVDKESKKITLGVKQLSSNPWETIEKTMPVGSVIRGKVSKITAFGAFIELDNGIEGLVHVTELSDASFSKIEDLVAVGDVVEAKVIKLDPEHKKISLSLKDFLTHGSDKVSKDDIIMGSGDLSDEEAEVTNGSKS; the protein is encoded by the coding sequence ATGTCAAAACAACTCAACTATGATTGGAACGAAAGTAAGGTCATTGATGATATCGCATTCTTGGATGAAGATGCCGAACTGTTCCGTAAACTTCTCGACAATCGAGAAAATTCTGAAGATGAATTTGCCGGCCCCACAATGGCTACCGGGCAGATCCTCAAAGGAACGATTGTTGAAGTCACTAAAGATTTTGTCGTCATTGATGTAGGCCTTAAATCTGAAGGTCTTGTTTCTATTTCAGAATTTTCTACCCCCGAAGAAATTCAACTCGGATCTGAAATCGAGGTTTATCTCGATCAAGCAGAAGGGGATGATGGACAAATCGTTCTTTCACGCGATAAAGCACGTAAGCAACGTCAATGGGAATACATTCTTAATAACTGTGAAGAAGGTTCTATTATCCGTGGAAAAGTGATCCGCAAAGTTAAAGGCGGTCTCATGGTTGATATTGGCATGGAAGCTTTCTTGCCGGGATCACAAATCGACAACAAGCGCATCAAAAATATTGACGAATACCTCAACCACACCTTCGACTTTAAGATTCTTAAAATCAATATTGAGAGAAAAAACATCGTCGTATCTCGCCGTGAACTTCTCGAAGAAGAAAGAGTTTCTAAAAAAGCCGAGCTCCTTGAAAATATTCAAGAAGGCGAAATCCGCATCGGTATTGTTAAAAACATCACTGACTTTGGTGTCTTCCTTGACTTAGATGGCATTGATGGACTTCTTCACATTACAGATATGACATGGAAGCGCATCAAACACCCTTCTGAAATGGTTGCCATTGGTGACGAACTTGAAGTCGTCATCCTCAGCATCGATAAAACAAAAGGTCGTGTTGCTCTCGGTCTGAAACAAAAAGAGCGAAATCCTTGGGAAGAAATCGAAAAGAAATACCCACAAGGAACACGTGTTAAAGGTCGCATTGTCAACCTCGTTCCTTATGGCGCATTCATTGAAATTGAACCGGGCATTGAAGGGCTTATCCATGTTTCTGAAATGTCTTGGATTAAAAACGTCACCGACCCTTCTCAAATCGTCTACAAAGATGATGAAGTGGAAGCTATTGTCCTTTCAATTCAAAAAGAGGAAGGCAAAATCTCCCTTGGAATTAAGCAAACTGAAAAAAATCCATGGGAAGATGTCGACAAAAAATATCCTGAGGGAAGCACAGTTCAGGTTGAAATTCGCAACTTGACGAATTACGGTGCTTTTGTTGAGCTGGAACCGGGCGTTGACGGACTGATTCATATTTCAGATCTTAGCTGGATTAAAAAAGTCTCTCACCCTTCTGAAGTTCTAAGCAAAGGCGATAAAGTTGAAGCCGTGATCTTATCAGTAGATAAAGAGAGTAAAAAAATCACTCTCGGCGTGAAACAACTCAGCTCAAACCCATGGGAAACCATTGAAAAAACAATGCCCGTTGGCAGCGTTATTCGAGGAAAAGTTTCAAAAATCACAGCTTTTGGAGCTTTCATTGAGCTAGATAACGGCATCGAAGGACTCGTTCACGTAACTGAACTTTCCGATGCTTCTTTTAGCAAAATAGAAGACCTCGTTGCAGTTGGCGATGTCGTTGAAGCAAAGGTCATTAAGCTCGACCCTGAGCACAAAAAGATCTCTTTATCTCTTAAAGACTTTCTCACACATGGTAGCGATAAAGTCAGTAAAGATGATATCATTATGGGATCCGGCGACCTTTCCGATGAAGAAGCTGAAGTAACCAACGGAAGCAAATCATAA
- the nusA gene encoding transcription termination factor NusA, with the protein MNKDLVAIFEYLEREKGIKRDVVINAIEDSLRIAAKKSIHNVGNVSVQINPKTGEIETLVEKEIVDHVEYPDEEITLEHAREIDPDCVAGQWIQVNVTPRDFGRIAAQVARQVITQKLKVAERDVIYEEYRHRISELISGTVKRKTRGGTLIIDLGKVEAIMPDRFYPREENFHIGDRVLALLLEVRDTENGGAEVILSRSHPQFVEQLFAQEVPEIHDNTILIKRIVRDAGYRTKMSVSTTDLKIDPVGACVGVRGGRVKNIIRELNNEKIDIIPHSDDPIVLLKNAVAPVILRKIEVDEENQRIVVVVSDEDYPIVLGRKGINARLTGDLIECELKVYKMSDYEKEAHILLQKLATSDDPVLDESLHLEHANQLAIDSLIAAGFDTPRKVLSHTPHHLAKEAGLSLDLIEDIIEQIKKERI; encoded by the coding sequence ATGAATAAAGATCTAGTCGCTATTTTCGAATATCTTGAAAGAGAAAAAGGAATCAAACGCGATGTTGTGATTAATGCAATTGAGGATTCTCTGCGCATTGCTGCAAAAAAAAGCATTCACAATGTTGGAAACGTCTCTGTTCAAATCAACCCTAAAACAGGTGAAATTGAAACTCTCGTTGAAAAAGAGATTGTCGATCATGTTGAATACCCCGATGAAGAAATCACACTCGAGCATGCTCGCGAAATCGACCCGGATTGTGTAGCGGGCCAGTGGATTCAAGTTAACGTTACTCCTAGAGATTTTGGCCGCATTGCCGCTCAGGTTGCTCGTCAGGTCATCACACAAAAATTAAAAGTAGCAGAACGAGATGTTATTTATGAAGAATACCGCCACCGCATTAGTGAATTAATCTCGGGAACTGTCAAGAGAAAGACACGCGGAGGCACTCTGATCATAGATTTAGGGAAAGTCGAAGCTATTATGCCCGACCGATTTTATCCCAGAGAGGAAAACTTTCATATTGGAGATCGCGTCTTAGCCCTCCTATTGGAGGTCAGAGATACGGAGAATGGTGGAGCTGAAGTTATTTTATCTCGCAGCCACCCCCAATTTGTCGAGCAATTATTTGCTCAAGAAGTTCCTGAAATTCATGACAATACGATCTTGATTAAACGAATTGTACGAGATGCCGGTTACCGAACTAAGATGTCTGTCTCAACAACAGACTTAAAAATTGATCCCGTTGGAGCTTGTGTTGGGGTAAGAGGCGGACGTGTTAAAAACATTATTCGCGAATTGAACAATGAAAAAATTGATATCATCCCCCATTCGGACGACCCTATTGTCTTACTTAAAAATGCCGTAGCTCCGGTCATCTTAAGGAAAATTGAAGTCGATGAGGAAAACCAAAGAATCGTCGTTGTCGTGAGTGATGAAGACTATCCTATTGTTCTTGGTCGCAAAGGAATCAACGCCCGTTTAACAGGTGATTTGATTGAATGTGAACTTAAGGTTTACAAAATGAGTGATTATGAAAAAGAAGCTCATATCCTACTGCAAAAACTAGCAACATCCGATGACCCCGTGCTTGATGAATCACTGCACCTTGAACATGCTAACCAACTTGCAATTGATAGTTTAATTGCAGCCGGTTTTGATACACCCAGAAAGGTTCTTTCACATACACCCCATCACCTAGCTAAAGAGGCAGGCTTAAGCCTTGACCTCATTGAAGACATTATCGAACAGATCAAGAAAGAGAGGATTTGA